In a single window of the Bradyrhizobium erythrophlei genome:
- a CDS encoding L-piperidine-6-carboxylate dehydrogenase, giving the protein MSVNTIKPSAQAGNLSLNAEVDALLVELGVEPVSYTGGTLVAKTPITGETVAHVREVDAAGATSTIEKAHAAFLEWRLIPSPKRGELVRLLGKELRSNKRALGRLVSVEAGKIESEGLGEVQEMIDICDYAVGLSRQLYGLTIATERHEHRMAETWHPLGVAGIISAFNFPVAVWSWNAALALVCGNSVVWKPSEKTPLTALAADALFGRALRRFKADGGSAPDGLSAVLVGGREIGEALVNNPRVPLVSATGSTAMGRDVAPKLAQRFARAILELGGNNAAVVTPTADLDLTLRGVAFAAMGTAGQRCTSLRRLFVHESIYDSFVPRLKKVYASVSVGNPLTGNLVGPLIDGHAYESMQRALGEANAAGAAIVGGDRVTVAGAHAAFYVRPALVEIDGQTGPVERETFAPILYVIKYSDFDAVIELHNAVPQGLSSSIFTNDLREAEAFLSARGSDCGIANVNIGPSGAEIGGAFGGEKETGGGRESGSDAWKAYMRRATNTINYGRTLPLAQGVRFDAL; this is encoded by the coding sequence ATGTCAGTCAATACGATCAAACCATCCGCCCAGGCCGGAAACCTCTCGCTCAACGCCGAGGTCGACGCGCTGCTGGTTGAGCTCGGTGTCGAACCCGTCAGCTATACCGGTGGCACGCTGGTTGCGAAGACCCCGATCACCGGCGAAACCGTGGCGCATGTCAGGGAGGTCGATGCCGCCGGCGCGACCTCGACCATCGAAAAGGCTCATGCGGCTTTCCTCGAATGGCGCCTGATCCCAAGTCCCAAGCGCGGTGAACTGGTGCGGCTGCTTGGCAAAGAGCTGCGCAGCAACAAACGCGCGCTCGGCCGGCTCGTTTCCGTCGAGGCCGGCAAGATCGAGTCCGAAGGTCTCGGCGAAGTCCAGGAGATGATCGACATTTGCGACTACGCCGTGGGGCTTTCCCGCCAGCTCTACGGTTTGACGATCGCCACCGAACGCCACGAGCACCGCATGGCAGAGACCTGGCATCCGCTCGGCGTCGCCGGCATCATCTCGGCGTTTAATTTCCCGGTCGCGGTCTGGTCATGGAATGCCGCGCTGGCACTGGTCTGCGGCAACAGCGTCGTCTGGAAGCCGTCGGAGAAGACTCCTCTCACCGCCTTGGCGGCGGACGCGCTGTTCGGACGCGCTCTGAGGCGTTTCAAGGCCGATGGCGGCTCGGCGCCCGACGGGTTGTCCGCGGTGCTGGTCGGAGGGCGCGAGATCGGTGAGGCCCTCGTCAACAACCCCAGGGTTCCCCTGGTCTCGGCGACCGGTTCGACCGCCATGGGACGCGACGTCGCTCCGAAGCTCGCGCAGCGCTTTGCCCGTGCCATTCTGGAACTCGGCGGCAACAACGCGGCGGTGGTCACGCCGACAGCCGATCTCGACCTGACGCTGCGCGGCGTCGCCTTCGCGGCAATGGGCACGGCCGGCCAGCGCTGCACCAGCCTGCGCCGCCTCTTCGTTCACGAGAGCATCTACGACAGCTTCGTGCCGCGCCTGAAGAAGGTCTACGCGTCCGTCTCGGTCGGCAATCCCCTCACCGGCAATCTGGTCGGCCCTCTCATTGACGGCCACGCTTACGAATCGATGCAGCGCGCCCTCGGCGAAGCCAACGCCGCGGGTGCCGCCATTGTCGGCGGCGACCGTGTCACCGTCGCCGGCGCGCATGCGGCTTTCTATGTCCGCCCGGCGCTGGTCGAGATCGATGGACAGACCGGACCGGTCGAACGTGAGACCTTTGCGCCGATCCTCTATGTCATCAAATACAGCGACTTCGATGCCGTGATCGAATTGCACAACGCCGTTCCGCAGGGCCTGTCGTCTTCGATCTTCACCAATGATCTGCGCGAGGCTGAAGCCTTCCTGTCGGCGCGCGGCTCCGATTGCGGGATCGCCAATGTGAACATCGGCCCCTCGGGCGCAGAAATCGGCGGCGCATTCGGCGGCGAGAAGGAAACCGGCGGCGGGCGTGAATCCGGGTCGGACGCATGGAAAGCCTACATGCGCCGCGCCACCAACACGATCAACTATGGCCGCACGCTGCCGCTCGCCCAAGGCGTTAGGTTCGATGCGCTATGA
- a CDS encoding tetratricopeptide repeat protein, which yields MDRFNLGSHTRIISTGSPEAQRWFNLGLNWCFAFNKSEGVKCFRKALEFDRECVMAHWGIAYGCGPFYNMTWRDHSEEEANAATGIAYEHIQIARALTHRATVLENWLVESLACRVQRPHSVPPEEFDRWDDDYAAELRRVYHQHRDDHDVVVLFVEALIMRTPRRLWNVKTGLAARNSDVIEALEVCERAIDAAERQGKNKHPALFHLHIHILEMSNEPERAETSAVALATMCPDAGHMNHMPGHVYVLCGQYRKAQIASEKAIAANDKYLAYAGALTPYTTACAHDLLLMMHASMFMGRFGDSIAAANKLRGMLTKEVLGVKGRPKFSTSLEGYYSMSGHVLVRFGRWQEIIDTPLPDDPELYLVSTAMHHYAKGIAHASLKRFDAADRERKLFHDSLRRIPPDRKVFNNSAQSILAVGEKMLDGELEYHKGNHEVGYARLREAVDRDDNLEYIEPWAWMHPPRHALAALLAEQGHYGEAEAVCRDDLGLSGRIQRCARHPDNVWALHGLAECLQRRCEVEELADVQRRLAPAMALADVPIMSSCMCRTAVRIEKSGCCCAGGMDATDR from the coding sequence ATGGATCGTTTCAACCTTGGCAGCCATACCAGAATTATTTCGACAGGCTCGCCGGAAGCGCAACGCTGGTTCAACCTGGGCTTAAACTGGTGCTTTGCCTTCAACAAGTCAGAGGGCGTCAAATGCTTTCGAAAGGCCCTCGAATTCGATCGCGAATGCGTCATGGCTCATTGGGGTATCGCCTATGGTTGCGGGCCTTTTTACAACATGACGTGGCGTGACCACAGCGAGGAAGAAGCCAATGCCGCGACCGGCATCGCCTACGAACATATCCAGATAGCGCGCGCCCTGACACACCGGGCGACGGTGCTCGAAAATTGGCTGGTCGAGTCGCTGGCCTGCCGCGTTCAGAGGCCACATTCGGTTCCGCCGGAAGAGTTTGATCGTTGGGACGACGACTACGCCGCGGAGTTGCGCAGAGTCTATCACCAGCATCGGGACGATCACGATGTGGTGGTGCTTTTTGTTGAAGCCCTGATCATGCGGACGCCGAGACGCTTGTGGAATGTCAAAACCGGATTGGCGGCAAGAAATTCCGACGTGATCGAAGCCCTCGAAGTCTGCGAGCGCGCAATCGACGCGGCCGAACGACAAGGGAAGAACAAGCATCCGGCGCTGTTCCATCTGCATATCCATATTCTTGAAATGTCGAATGAGCCGGAACGCGCGGAGACCTCGGCGGTCGCACTCGCCACGATGTGTCCGGACGCTGGCCACATGAACCATATGCCGGGGCATGTTTATGTCCTGTGCGGGCAGTACCGGAAGGCGCAGATCGCCAGCGAAAAGGCGATAGCAGCAAACGACAAATATCTCGCTTACGCCGGTGCCCTCACTCCATACACCACGGCTTGCGCGCACGATCTCCTGTTGATGATGCACGCCAGCATGTTCATGGGCAGATTCGGGGACTCGATCGCAGCGGCGAATAAACTGCGCGGCATGCTGACGAAAGAGGTTCTCGGCGTGAAGGGCCGGCCCAAATTCTCGACGAGTCTCGAAGGCTACTATTCGATGAGCGGGCACGTGTTGGTGCGTTTCGGACGCTGGCAGGAAATCATCGACACGCCATTGCCGGACGACCCTGAGCTGTATCTGGTTTCGACAGCGATGCACCATTATGCCAAAGGCATCGCTCACGCCTCACTCAAGCGTTTCGACGCCGCCGACCGCGAACGAAAGCTGTTTCACGACAGTTTGAGACGTATCCCGCCGGACCGAAAAGTCTTCAATAACAGCGCCCAGAGCATATTGGCGGTGGGCGAGAAGATGCTCGATGGCGAACTCGAATACCACAAAGGCAATCACGAAGTTGGCTACGCCCGTCTGCGGGAAGCCGTCGATAGAGACGATAACCTGGAATACATCGAGCCCTGGGCGTGGATGCATCCGCCGAGGCATGCGCTTGCAGCTCTGCTGGCCGAACAGGGCCATTACGGCGAGGCGGAGGCGGTCTGTCGCGACGATTTGGGCTTGAGCGGTCGAATTCAACGGTGTGCGCGGCACCCGGATAACGTCTGGGCGCTGCATGGTCTGGCGGAATGTCTGCAGCGGCGGTGCGAGGTGGAGGAATTGGCCGATGTGCAAAGAAGGCTTGCGCCTGCGATGGCCCTTGCGGATGTGCCAATCATGTCTTCGTGCATGTGTCGGACGGCGGTTCGGATCGAGAAGTCGGGCTGTTGTTGCGCCGGCGGGATGGACGCAACTGACCGCTAG
- a CDS encoding zinc finger domain-containing protein, with amino-acid sequence MKKLSTQQTEIKCPACGGTGFPTVTQPVQPGRKIYPTPCEECGGKGRITEAAN; translated from the coding sequence ATGAAAAAGTTATCCACGCAGCAGACCGAGATTAAATGTCCGGCATGCGGTGGTACCGGATTTCCAACGGTCACGCAGCCAGTGCAGCCGGGTCGAAAAATCTATCCTACGCCGTGCGAGGAATGCGGTGGTAAGGGGCGCATAACAGAGGCCGCCAACTGA
- a CDS encoding ABC transporter ATP-binding protein, with protein sequence MARTVLKFDNIRQEFPAPGKSSPVKVLDGISFDVDAGKFVAVIGPSGCGKSTLLQMAAGLLIPTHGRVSHREKPVLGINTEVGFVPQQAQLFPWKTLVENVELPLVLRGVSLFERRDRVARVLEAVGLTGFENYYPSQLSGGMQKRASIARTLVYGPDVILMDEPFGALDAQTRMVMQSDLQSLSQNARATVLFITHDIAEAVLLADNVVIMSNRPARVLANVAINIPRPRNVFEAFRNPDFDEAYDAVWSVFKSQVEMRGHQH encoded by the coding sequence ATGGCTCGCACAGTCCTCAAATTCGATAATATCCGGCAGGAGTTTCCTGCTCCCGGAAAGTCGTCTCCGGTCAAGGTCCTTGATGGAATTTCGTTCGATGTCGACGCGGGCAAGTTCGTTGCAGTGATCGGGCCGAGTGGTTGCGGCAAGAGTACCCTTTTGCAGATGGCGGCGGGGCTGTTGATTCCAACCCACGGCCGGGTTAGCCACCGGGAAAAGCCCGTTCTGGGTATCAACACGGAGGTCGGCTTCGTTCCCCAGCAGGCCCAACTGTTTCCGTGGAAGACGCTGGTGGAAAACGTGGAGCTGCCGTTGGTGCTGCGCGGAGTATCGCTGTTCGAGCGCAGGGATCGCGTCGCAAGGGTTCTCGAAGCGGTCGGCCTAACGGGATTTGAAAACTATTACCCAAGTCAACTTTCGGGCGGAATGCAGAAGCGGGCATCCATTGCCCGCACCCTCGTGTACGGCCCGGACGTCATTCTGATGGACGAGCCGTTTGGCGCGCTGGACGCCCAGACGCGAATGGTCATGCAAAGCGATCTTCAATCGCTGTCGCAGAACGCGAGAGCCACGGTGCTGTTCATCACTCACGATATTGCGGAGGCCGTGCTGCTGGCCGACAATGTGGTGATCATGAGCAACCGGCCGGCCCGGGTTCTGGCCAACGTCGCCATCAACATACCGAGACCCAGAAACGTGTTTGAGGCGTTCCGCAATCCCGATTTCGATGAGGCATATGACGCCGTCTGGTCGGTTTTCAAATCGCAGGTCGAAATGCGAGGGCACCAGCATTGA
- a CDS encoding HU family DNA-binding protein, with amino-acid sequence MAESWSHSYAVMRISLRSGILTRQGNRAMTRNLKKGQRIGRTPNTGAELAISPRRVIVFKPSAILKQRINGHSPSGVA; translated from the coding sequence ATGGCTGAATCATGGTCGCATTCCTATGCCGTGATGCGCATCTCCCTGCGATCGGGGATTCTGACGCGACAAGGAAACAGAGCCATGACGAGAAATCTCAAGAAAGGTCAGCGTATCGGCCGTACCCCGAACACCGGCGCCGAGCTCGCGATTTCTCCGCGTCGCGTGATCGTGTTCAAGCCGTCGGCCATTCTGAAGCAGCGGATCAATGGCCACAGCCCCAGTGGCGTTGCGTGA
- a CDS encoding N-acyl homoserine lactonase family protein — MPGLRMSAMNVGPITCDKNLLVAFAPGRVDIPTTSAIIEHPKHGFVLWDTGINDAVADPERGDAYWGPGLRAAFNPHAFTRAHVVDAQLDKLGIKPKDVRYVVYSHLHLDHAGGMSYFPDAVHVVQRDEIRYALWPDPWTRPVYCQNDFKDIRKLNILEIDGDFDLFDDRTLRLVKTPGHAPGHQVLIVDLPNRGRICLAADTGHQRDGFENMVPMPWDWSAGAMSMTRMRMKQLERSGIPLFFCHDAEDFAKLPQNGGFWD, encoded by the coding sequence ATGCCCGGACTTCGAATGTCTGCGATGAATGTCGGCCCCATAACCTGTGACAAGAACCTGCTGGTGGCGTTCGCGCCCGGACGCGTCGACATCCCGACCACCTCAGCAATCATCGAACACCCCAAGCACGGCTTCGTGCTGTGGGACACCGGAATCAACGACGCCGTGGCCGATCCCGAGCGCGGCGATGCCTACTGGGGCCCCGGCTTGCGCGCCGCGTTCAACCCGCACGCTTTCACGCGCGCCCACGTCGTCGATGCCCAACTCGACAAGCTCGGGATCAAGCCGAAGGACGTGCGCTATGTGGTCTATTCCCACCTCCATCTCGATCACGCCGGTGGCATGTCGTACTTCCCCGATGCCGTCCACGTGGTCCAGCGCGACGAAATCCGCTATGCGCTGTGGCCGGATCCCTGGACGCGCCCGGTCTATTGCCAGAACGACTTCAAGGATATTCGCAAACTGAACATCCTGGAGATCGACGGTGACTTCGACCTGTTCGACGATCGCACGCTGCGGCTCGTGAAGACGCCCGGTCACGCTCCCGGCCATCAGGTCCTGATTGTCGACCTGCCGAACCGCGGACGCATCTGTCTCGCCGCCGATACCGGTCACCAGCGCGATGGATTCGAGAACATGGTTCCCATGCCCTGGGACTGGAGCGCGGGCGCCATGTCGATGACGCGCATGCGGATGAAACAGCTGGAGCGCAGCGGTATCCCGCTGTTTTTCTGCCACGATGCCGAAGATTTCGCCAAGCTCCCGCAGAATGGTGGGTTCTGGGATTGA
- a CDS encoding DUF6894 family protein — protein sequence MAHYTFRFRQGSHSSDVDVDLPDDDAAWDEAEAVCSDMIRDIITRLGDSPEWRLEVTDKSGTVRHLFRLTAESFDP from the coding sequence ATGGCGCATTATACATTCCGATTTCGTCAAGGCTCTCATTCAAGCGACGTGGACGTTGATTTGCCGGACGATGACGCGGCTTGGGACGAGGCCGAAGCCGTATGCTCTGACATGATCCGCGACATCATCACAAGACTTGGCGACAGTCCCGAGTGGCGACTAGAAGTCACAGACAAGTCGGGCACCGTCCGCCATCTTTTTCGACTGACCGCAGAGAGCTTCGATCCGTAG
- a CDS encoding integrase core domain-containing protein, with protein MTLRHQLNVLRRKSPQRLTFTSIDRLVFAGLYRLAPGVLDALKIVRPETVIRWHRAGFRAYWRWKSRPRSGRPKTPLEARQLIREMSLANPLWGAPRLHGELLKLGIDVGQTTVAKYMARGRRPPSQGWKTFLDNHADGIASMDLFVVPTISFRLLYGLLILQHDRRQILWLGVTAHPTAEWISRQLTEAYGWNAAPRYIIRDRDAVYGDVFIRRLRAMGIRDRPTAPRSPWQNGYCERAIGSIRRECLDHVVVFGERHLRHLLRSYTTYYNAARTHLSVNKDAPSPRTVHAVGRIVPTPFLSGLHHLYARV; from the coding sequence TTGACGCTTCGTCATCAACTCAACGTGCTGCGACGTAAATCGCCGCAGCGACTAACCTTCACCAGCATCGACCGTCTGGTATTTGCCGGGTTGTATCGGCTGGCACCTGGCGTGCTGGACGCTTTGAAGATCGTCAGGCCGGAGACCGTGATCCGCTGGCATCGTGCCGGCTTCAGAGCGTATTGGCGCTGGAAATCAAGACCGCGCAGTGGCCGTCCGAAGACCCCGCTGGAAGCCCGCCAGCTCATTCGCGAGATGAGTCTCGCCAACCCATTATGGGGCGCGCCGCGGCTTCACGGCGAGCTTCTCAAGCTCGGCATCGATGTCGGACAAACCACCGTTGCAAAGTATATGGCGAGGGGAAGGCGACCGCCGTCCCAAGGGTGGAAGACGTTCCTTGATAATCACGCCGACGGCATCGCGTCGATGGACCTATTCGTGGTTCCGACAATCTCATTCCGACTGCTCTACGGGTTGCTGATACTGCAACACGATCGCCGCCAAATCCTGTGGCTGGGAGTGACTGCGCACCCGACGGCGGAATGGATTTCGCGCCAGCTCACCGAGGCCTATGGTTGGAACGCAGCACCGCGATACATCATTCGTGATCGCGACGCCGTCTACGGTGACGTCTTCATCCGCCGCCTTCGGGCGATGGGCATTCGGGATAGGCCAACCGCGCCGCGATCGCCGTGGCAGAACGGGTATTGTGAAAGGGCGATCGGTTCGATCCGGCGGGAATGTCTTGACCACGTTGTCGTGTTCGGCGAGCGGCATCTTCGCCATCTGCTGCGATCTTACACGACCTACTATAACGCGGCTCGCACGCACCTTTCAGTCAACAAGGACGCGCCGTCGCCGCGAACGGTACATGCCGTTGGTCGCATTGTGCCTACGCCATTTCTTAGCGGACTCCATCATCTGTACGCACGTGTTTGA
- a CDS encoding ABC transporter substrate-binding protein — MICRENLASPHSNTAARDPRMHNCRKNIFAAALGMFALFVTGAAQAQQTVRIGQAISGMSFFPIWAARALGSFEAQGLTPAVSITGGDASALAALDAGDVDLAAVGSEAVLRAAAKGQPFQIVYSLMSKVTLQLVVSPAFLQKTGAKAADPIEKRLAALKGAVIGVSSVGGIEESLARWLAFKGGLNPKTDVTIVQVGGPPAHRLALENKAIDAFILSPPEPYLAEKSRVGTAFIKLSDDFPQLGRIPYLIFVAKKPVDPKTSDVVVKAIRAVQSASAESIAKPDAVGSAIATKFFPKADPDAIVAALKAMNPGVAEAGKLDAGNIQNLLTLSKEMGADAGKESSPKASEGDLWSNAFVEKALAK; from the coding sequence ATGATCTGCCGGGAGAATTTGGCTTCGCCCCACTCTAATACTGCTGCGAGGGACCCGAGGATGCATAACTGTCGCAAGAATATCTTTGCCGCCGCACTCGGCATGTTCGCTCTTTTCGTGACAGGGGCCGCGCAAGCTCAGCAGACCGTTCGGATCGGACAAGCCATCTCGGGCATGAGTTTCTTTCCGATCTGGGCTGCTCGTGCGCTTGGTTCGTTTGAAGCGCAGGGCCTGACGCCGGCCGTGTCGATCACGGGTGGAGATGCATCCGCGCTCGCTGCACTCGATGCCGGCGATGTCGATCTCGCTGCCGTTGGCTCCGAGGCGGTGCTGCGTGCCGCCGCTAAGGGACAACCATTCCAGATTGTCTATTCGCTGATGTCCAAGGTGACACTTCAGCTCGTGGTGTCTCCCGCATTCTTGCAGAAAACCGGTGCGAAGGCCGCCGATCCCATCGAAAAGCGACTCGCCGCGCTCAAGGGGGCGGTGATCGGCGTGAGTTCGGTCGGAGGCATCGAGGAGTCGCTGGCGCGCTGGTTGGCCTTCAAGGGCGGGCTCAATCCCAAAACGGACGTCACCATCGTGCAAGTGGGCGGTCCACCCGCTCATCGTCTGGCGCTGGAGAATAAGGCTATCGATGCGTTTATTCTTTCACCGCCCGAGCCTTATCTGGCAGAGAAATCGCGAGTGGGGACCGCTTTCATCAAGTTGAGTGACGATTTTCCGCAGCTGGGTCGGATTCCTTACCTGATCTTCGTGGCGAAGAAGCCGGTGGATCCTAAAACCTCGGACGTTGTCGTGAAAGCGATCCGCGCGGTGCAATCGGCCAGCGCAGAATCGATCGCAAAGCCGGATGCGGTCGGCAGCGCTATCGCCACGAAGTTTTTCCCGAAAGCGGATCCCGACGCCATTGTTGCCGCCCTGAAGGCGATGAATCCTGGCGTTGCGGAGGCCGGAAAGCTCGATGCCGGCAACATCCAAAATCTTCTGACTCTTTCAAAAGAAATGGGCGCGGACGCGGGCAAGGAGAGCAGTCCGAAGGCGTCGGAGGGCGATCTTTGGAGCAACGCATTCGTCGAGAAGGCCCTGGCAAAGTGA
- a CDS encoding UbiD family decarboxylase yields the protein MAPAPINPQDLRSFLSRFEAEHPGKVVHIKDEVDLDYDATAITFEYEKHGSPILIFENVKGSRFPVIMNLFGARDRFAAALGVTEDKLIDRWANNDVTPVAPKLVQTGPILDVVLKGADVDLNYLPIMRHFIQDGGSYLTNAMFIAKDPETGVRNASFHRLQRNGKNRFGTSLHSRRHLWNYARKASAMGLKELPVVIVAGCHPLIAIGSGLWKGPISTDEYEVAGGFLGQPLEIVNGVTGPIEIPAHAEIAIEGKLILDADEDEGPFGEFTGYASERSTRNAVEVTGILHRKDAFYHTVAPGISDEHTLLLGISQEARQLKSLRVQYPGVTAVHYPKSGTCLLHAYVSVKDPAPGEPSNIAAAAFGDNLSLKLVVVVDADVNVFDEEQVMWAVCTRFQADTDMDVIRNGMGAILDPSNRDGATAKLMIDATCKKRPYAARHTFPDAVREKARKLVLGRL from the coding sequence ATGGCGCCAGCGCCCATCAACCCGCAAGACCTTCGCAGCTTTCTTTCCAGGTTCGAGGCGGAACATCCCGGCAAGGTGGTTCACATCAAGGATGAGGTCGATCTCGACTACGACGCGACCGCCATCACTTTCGAATATGAAAAGCACGGCAGCCCCATTCTCATTTTTGAGAACGTGAAGGGCTCACGCTTTCCTGTTATCATGAATTTGTTCGGTGCGAGGGACCGCTTCGCTGCGGCTCTCGGCGTAACGGAAGACAAGCTTATTGACCGGTGGGCCAACAACGACGTCACTCCAGTTGCGCCGAAGCTCGTGCAGACGGGGCCGATTCTGGATGTGGTTCTCAAAGGCGCGGATGTCGATCTGAACTATTTGCCGATCATGCGGCATTTCATTCAGGACGGCGGAAGCTATCTCACCAACGCGATGTTCATTGCGAAGGATCCGGAAACCGGAGTCCGGAATGCGTCATTTCACCGGCTGCAGCGCAACGGCAAGAACCGCTTTGGAACCAGCCTTCATAGCCGCCGTCACCTCTGGAATTATGCGCGCAAGGCGAGCGCAATGGGACTAAAAGAGCTTCCGGTTGTGATCGTGGCCGGGTGTCATCCCCTGATCGCAATCGGTTCCGGTCTTTGGAAGGGACCTATCAGCACCGACGAATATGAAGTGGCGGGAGGCTTCCTGGGGCAACCGCTGGAGATTGTGAACGGTGTCACCGGTCCGATCGAGATACCCGCGCATGCCGAGATCGCGATCGAAGGAAAATTGATACTCGACGCTGACGAGGACGAAGGTCCATTCGGCGAATTCACGGGCTATGCCTCGGAGCGCTCGACGCGCAATGCCGTGGAAGTCACGGGCATTCTCCATCGGAAAGACGCGTTCTATCATACGGTCGCTCCCGGGATTTCGGACGAACACACGCTGCTGCTCGGAATCTCTCAGGAAGCTCGCCAGCTTAAGTCGCTGCGTGTGCAATACCCCGGCGTCACCGCGGTTCACTATCCGAAGTCGGGCACGTGTCTTCTTCATGCCTACGTCTCGGTCAAGGACCCGGCACCCGGCGAGCCCAGCAATATTGCCGCCGCGGCGTTCGGTGATAACCTGAGCCTGAAACTCGTGGTTGTGGTCGATGCTGACGTGAACGTTTTCGACGAAGAGCAGGTGATGTGGGCGGTGTGCACGCGTTTCCAGGCCGACACCGACATGGATGTGATCCGCAACGGGATGGGAGCCATTCTGGATCCCTCCAATCGCGACGGCGCAACGGCGAAGCTGATGATCGACGCGACTTGCAAGAAGCGGCCTTACGCGGCACGGCACACATTCCCGGATGCCGTGCGGGAGAAGGCGCGGAAACTGGTCCTGGGAAGGCTCTAG
- a CDS encoding PRC-barrel domain-containing protein, with the protein MISKCLAIAFLATASMTGAASAQTATNPVDTTTSANTHKEGEWRGSKLAGVDVYNEANEKIGDINDVILDRSGKVANVILGVGGVLGLGEHYVAVGYDKLKWVDQPVISTTASTTSAPANAPATTSAPEGSTRTTTGAATTTTTTTTTTSASKRWYPDHAVYNATKDELKAMPEFKY; encoded by the coding sequence ATGATTTCCAAATGTCTTGCAATAGCATTCCTGGCGACCGCGTCGATGACCGGCGCGGCGTCGGCGCAAACAGCCACAAACCCAGTGGATACGACTACCAGTGCTAACACGCACAAGGAGGGTGAATGGCGCGGGTCCAAGCTCGCCGGTGTCGATGTGTATAATGAAGCAAACGAGAAGATAGGCGACATCAACGACGTGATTTTGGATAGGTCGGGCAAGGTGGCCAATGTCATTCTAGGTGTGGGCGGCGTTCTCGGCCTGGGCGAGCACTACGTGGCAGTCGGCTACGATAAGCTGAAGTGGGTTGACCAGCCGGTGATCTCGACAACTGCCTCAACAACATCCGCACCGGCGAATGCTCCTGCAACTACTTCCGCTCCAGAAGGGAGCACGCGAACCACCACCGGTGCCGCAACTACCACCACGACAACCACCACCACAACCAGCGCCAGTAAGCGTTGGTATCCCGATCACGCGGTGTACAACGCCACCAAGGATGAATTGAAGGCCATGCCGGAGTTTAAGTACTAA
- a CDS encoding ABC transporter permease codes for MKAEAMDEPATMDGAERSVDRVAPKRRSWVKAIERGVTALLPGIVLLAFWQWASGHLIKKIYISKPTDVAYRLYELFSSGEIYPHLLTTGQELVLSYIIGVSSGIIAGYGLGRSPRLAKIFEPYVMAFYGIPKIALAPLFIIWFGIGIWSKVAIAAIMVFFLVFYNVYSGVRSVDRELVNLTLVMGANQRQLTYHVYLPATSPYVLLGMRMAIPYAVIGVIVGEFTSSMKGLGLFINQASANYDPAGVFAGIVILLTFVVAANYLAGRLERRFLRWKSPPGQAPSEI; via the coding sequence TTGAAGGCAGAAGCGATGGATGAGCCCGCAACGATGGACGGCGCGGAGAGGAGTGTCGACCGCGTAGCGCCTAAGCGCCGGTCATGGGTCAAAGCAATTGAGCGTGGAGTTACGGCACTGTTGCCCGGCATCGTCCTCTTGGCATTTTGGCAGTGGGCGTCCGGCCACCTCATCAAGAAAATCTACATCAGCAAGCCAACCGACGTCGCGTATAGGCTGTATGAACTCTTTAGTTCCGGGGAAATCTATCCGCATCTTTTGACGACCGGGCAGGAGTTGGTGCTCAGCTATATCATCGGTGTCAGCTCCGGTATTATTGCCGGTTACGGTTTGGGTCGCTCACCGCGCCTTGCGAAAATTTTCGAACCCTATGTGATGGCGTTTTATGGCATCCCCAAAATTGCCCTCGCGCCGCTCTTCATCATCTGGTTCGGGATCGGAATCTGGTCGAAGGTGGCGATTGCCGCCATCATGGTGTTCTTCCTCGTTTTCTACAACGTGTACTCCGGTGTGCGCTCGGTTGACCGCGAGCTTGTCAATCTGACGTTGGTGATGGGCGCCAATCAGCGGCAGTTGACGTATCACGTGTATCTGCCGGCAACGTCGCCCTATGTTCTGCTGGGCATGCGTATGGCAATCCCATATGCCGTCATCGGCGTGATCGTCGGAGAATTCACTTCGTCGATGAAGGGACTCGGCTTGTTCATCAACCAGGCGTCGGCGAACTACGACCCCGCCGGAGTTTTTGCGGGTATCGTCATCCTGCTGACCTTCGTTGTCGCCGCCAATTATCTGGCGGGGCGCCTGGAGCGACGGTTTCTGCGCTGGAAGTCACCGCCAGGTCAGGCGCCGAGCGAAATCTAG